The DNA sequence TTCGGGAACGGCACGCCTGCAACCGACACCACCACGTACATATTAAAAACGTTAcctaaaaattaacaaactttAAACGTTCGTAGAAGTATTTGTTAGTAAGAAACGAGTACAATCGAGGgcataacaataaaaaagaagATAATGGAATCGGAATTATCATGTTTCAACATTCTGAAAGATATTGAAAGGTCATTCTCTTTAGATACTTCTCTAATTTCCTAAGTTAATTGCATCGACTTGAAAGTTGGTCTTGATATGACAAGCCACTCTTCtactaaacatttttattttaatttcttaattttcttCTATTTTTCCTTGAAGTTTCTCACTAACTCATGCATGAGCGAATATGTTTGAAATATAAAGCTTTTTGTTCGCGTCGATAGATCTAGGGAGCAGCCGCAGAATGTGTAGTGAATATTGAGTGACAATGACCTATCTTGGAGGGGAAGAGCGTCTCGTCGTCGAGCTGGTCCTGCGCCCAGGTCATGAGGTAGTCGATATACTTGGGCGCGGAGCACTTGATGGGCTTCTTGACGGCCAGCCCGTCGGCCCAGTGGTACTCGTACTTGGGCCCCGCGGACATGACCGCGCAGGCCTCCTCCGTGCAGAACTCCGTCACCGTGCCGTACAGCATGTTGATCTGGTTGAAGAAGTCCACCGCTGCAACACAAACGTGCCGCACTTAGTCTCCTCTAGCTTACTAAATTATAACACTACCAGTCTTCAAACTGAGTCGCAatggacatgacgaaactataagggttccttgtagggctgtggaaccctaaaaaaaagagttaaatGGAGTAGTACAAAAAAACCTCTAAAAAATCTGAATTGATTTGCCTTGCCTCCTTTTGACTCAGACGAATAaaaattttataatgaaatattGAATACAAAATAGAATGTTATCAAATCATTACTATTCCTTTTGGCTTTGCcagtctaaaaaaaaaaattatacttatacttaataatattgtgcaTTAAGaagcgtaagaaggggattactaatgAGGTGGAGGACTTataatgactcgagtttgtaatccccgtACGGCCCATGATACACAccatgattttcatcacattgcaaggaaaaaaatgaaattattttgtgtctaaaaCGAAAACTCGTCAAAAGAAAGATGAtatgtggtcgaaatgggagtgcctcaaggatccattcttgccccattcctgtatcttatttatgtaaatgaccttacttatatggtaagccaaaagtcgggtatagttatgtttgctgacgacacgtctttactgttcaaggttagtagaaaagataccgacttcattgagcccaatgaaaccctgtccgtgatatccgcatggtttgctgccaatatttgttactaaatcctaagaaaactaaatgtattaaattctcgttgataaattcatctagctcgaattcagtttctaatataaagttaaatggtcaaactattgaatttgtaaaatcaacagtatttttaggaataacgctcgattctaaactacagtggggacctcacgtcacagcaatcgcgggtagattgagctctgctgcttttgcagtttggaaaatacggcagctaaccgatgtggcgacggcacggttggtgtattttgcttactttaatagcattatttcgtacggccttattttatggggatctgctgcagacattgagtaaatttttatcttacaaaagagagcaattagagcaatttataatttgaagacgcgtgaatctttaagatctttttttaaggaaacagatatcctaaccctgccgtcgctttatgtttttgaaataatcatgtatgttaggaagaacgtatgtgattttcccactaacgtcgataagccaaaggctactagaaacacagggaagcttaaagttccatcttacagactggctaaaaccaaaaagtcgtttctggaaattgcatacgtttttataataaaattccaaaaatattacaaatgaaacggatacaattcagatctattgttaagaagacattaatatcaaaggcgtattataaagttaatgattatatcatggacagggatatttggaaataattccgatccgcattagcgatcccttcaaatagcgaacctactgtgtaaaaataaagttgtgttaaatacttgtgatgtatacatatcatttaataatattgtaaatctgttttaaaaaaatatatatacctcgttgagtttcttgccggattcttctcagcagaggtttttccgaaccggtggtagattttttttgacattcataagtgcttgttatagcctaaattgaataaagatattttgactttgactttgactttgactttgataagaaaacaactgaataaaataatggctacccacCAATACAGGGGGTTacaacaaaattctaaaatcaaagttcctatcataccgtccctctcactcgtattaaataatatttgcatcAGCGAAACAATACAAACatctattttcgaattgcgtagtagtccccctgattgtcacttttttcatgcttttttcttttttccaaGTCATTTAAACTATCTGAAtcaattgtgctcttgattctgaggaggaaaaccatatttttgcaaaataaaaaaaaagaaaaggtaagtatacaattttgtcaaaatgcCCATCTAATGTGAATGCTGTGATTCAACATGTTATaatgaataaagattttaattgaaattttttttttattaactgtcAACACAAAAAAGAGATTCAGTCAGCGGTGTCTTTAGCCCATGtggcgcccgtgtgcaattattactttagtaCCATCTAGGAAGCACatggtcaaaatggaataggtacaaagtgccgcggccggcgcccctagcACCGCTTGCGCCCGTGTataacgcacaccctgcactataggtagaGAGAGACGCCTCTGATTCAGTCTTAGAGAGTATGACACTAAATGtaatagaaaagaaaagaaaagtagaaattaaatgatattCTTCATGACTCTCACATTTCTGACATAACATGTTTGAAGATGGCAATAATTCCTTGTGTAACTTTTTAGTTGCTTTTTCATTTGTTGtttactttataattttgtgTATAACAATAATTGTTTGTATCCTATCAATAAATCACTTATTCATGCCAAATCTTTCAAGACAACACATACTAACCAACTATTGACATTATTATTTGCATGCACCATAATAACAGAGGGTGCACTAAATGATTCCCACAATGGTGGCTGTGGCCATGTATGTTTCAGCTTCCTGTTGCTGTCAGTGCTCTATTAAGTGGAACACAATGACACTGACTCATAGAAACTGATAAAACATTACATACACACCAACATTAGGCTTGAGTTGAAACTGTTTAAGGAAACATATAACATAATTATATGAGAGTGGTTTGTCTTACTGTTGACGGCAACCCACTCGTTGAGGTCCTCCCCCTCAGGCAGCATGACTGCGAGGCGCAGGTTGCCCGAGCCCAGCGTGGCTGCCGCATGCCGCATCAGGTCGTACTGGTGGGTGCCTTCCGGGATGTTCTTCTTTGGTTTGAAGGTCTTATTAGACCGACTTCCACTGTAACATTATCATAACAGCTATAAGATAACACTGTTAGAAATTTAGGGTAACTACAAGTAAAACACATGTGGAATTAGAGACCTGTAAATAACACACGAAAAGAGATAGAATATGTGTATatcatacaaaatatattttagacttgttatatacaataaaaataaggtAGACTGATACCGAAAACGTAGAACGAGGGCGGAAACGGAGGGACGAGATGCAGGCGCGAGGGTGCGGTTGATGAGCGTGGCCGGGGGCCCGGCGGGGCGGCCGCGCCCGGCACCATCCTGTTTAATTACTGCCTAGACTCCGCGCGAACGTAAACAAGACGTCAGCGGGCGGAAGAGCTGTCCGGTTATAAATAGACCCTCTCCGGTAGCGGCACGCACTCCGATACTTACAATAGAAAGCTCATCTTGATAAGGGATTGAGCCTGCACtttattctaaaatattttccagttttgtagcaccaaatcattaaaaataggttataacaataaaaatctatTATTCTTAGATGCACTTCACTCACTTGTCAAAAGTTTATTGCaactatttcttttttatttacaactagCGTTAGAAAGTGTATATTCAGCCAAACCAATTCATTGTTAcaaatatattgttttatttatgacaTCATGTTTAGAAATAGGTTTAGGTTAAATATTGGGTTAATTTTACTAACTAATATTAACAGGATACAATAATATCACGGTACGAACAAGAGGAATGAAACCTAAGAAAGAATGAAAGTAATGAATGACGTGACGTGACTATTTACAATAGCAACactttttttgacattataCTTGTCGTCTCACTACGAGGTAAAATACCTAAATCGAATATCGTCAGTGAGACGATTAAGAAAACTTTTTTCGCGTCTATTTAAAAGAGTGACACAATCAAGATGCAGGGACTTACGCTGCAGAGCTTGAAAAAGCACAAGGCTGTAAGTACAGATCAATATTTGCTTCAGGGATTTCACTTTTCTAGCTCTTACATAATTAACCTTAAATCCCTTTAACACTGTACGTTCTATTTACTCGAAAGATGCTACATATCTGAGGTCACGTATgttgttaaattgttttttgcTGATTACTACCGTCTACGTTAAAAGAAATTAACTTCACAAATGGAGTACTCAGTTAATATTTCATAATATAGCATATCCAGCACTTTTCCGCCCTAATAAGGGTataaatcgatgaaaatggCATTGCACTGCTATTGTTTTTCGTGAATATTTACGTATGCTGTAAACGGTTCTGCTCTGGTTGTACTCTTTTAAAATAGATTTCCATTTAGACATATTGTAGTGGAATGCAAGTCTAAAAATATGCAATGCACTTGTATTGCAATCGTAAACTACGCAGCAGCGGACAGACGCAACTGCGCACAGCACTAAGGTTCTGGTCAATAGTGCTGCATCTACATTTTCAGATATTAGTGATATGGACATACACCTAAGTAACTTGTTATCTAGCTCAAGGAATTTGCTTTGAGCTACCTGACCAAACTACTCAAAAGCTTACTTATTTCAGTATTACATCAACTTTTTTAGTTAGtgatcaaatttaatttgaatgtaaaaataaattaattgttattgaaTATTTCCAACCTTGGTAATCAGCCAGAATTTCAGCAGAAACCAATTGGAAATGTTGTGGCATGGTGTTTTGAATTTGcaacaacattttaataatatttagaggAGATAGAATGTTATTGAATGGCTTGATTAGTACTCCTTGTGGTGCTTCAACAATAAGAGCCTGCTGCCACATGTAAGCTACATCTACATGTTTAATGTTGTAGAGAGAGACTCTGAGAACAGGAGTAGACAGTGGAGAGCTAATGCAGGGGAatgtattctagcaaataaagatCTACTTACTTTCTTACTTACTACTCTGCTCACCAAACATGCAGAATACTCTCGGAAGCATAATAATACTATATTAGTTGAATTTGTTATAATCCTCGTACTGAATCAgtcacattacattacattgttTCAATGTGTGTGCGTGCAGTTGATCCCTCTGTATGTGTGCACGGCACTGGGCTGCGGTGGCGCGGTGTTCTACCTGGTGCGGCTGGCCACGCGCTCGCCCGAGGTCACCTGGAGCAGGCGCAACAACCCCGAGCCCTGGGAGGAGTACCGCAACAAGCAGCACAAGGTACTTCAACAGCTGGCTCCAATGTACACGCAcaaattcaataatttatttgtccaaCATAGGTAAATTACAGGCTGTTACTTACAGTATTATTTGTTTCACTATGTGGCACCTTGTGGCACACAAATTCATTTGGATGCATTCATGCAGCATGCCttgtaaataatgttgaaatTCACTTAAGTACTATTTATATTAGGGTAttaacaatttatatttaaattacatcagggataagtccgcctttgtacttagcactttcttttttgtgtaacatttttgtatttcctttttgtacaataaagagtataaacaaacaaacaaacataatcaACTTATTGTATCAGTCAAAAATTCTTACACTGAATAATAGGCCTTATCAGTAAGGAACGCCTTTAGACTTCTCTTAAAATCTATTGAATTTGCTATGTTTGTCATTATATTCTTCCATCTTCCATGGGAATGTTCATGGCGTTAACTTAATAATatagtatttgacaactcctgaatttgccatatccaatattatgtattattataaaaatatagccaATGTATGAATGAATATATACAGCCAATTTTTAGTGAAGAAAAAATTCACTTGAAAATTTAATGTAATGACTTGTTAAATCTATACAGTATAGTTTTTCTGTATTGCTAATGTATTGGTTGAGCCGGTTTTTAAATTGATTCACATTCAGAGCTGAGACTACAATTCTAATTCTAGTATCTGTGGTTGATTTTTAAAGCATGATACAACATTCAATGATTTTCCTTATGACTTATGAGTCAGAAGGTTACCGGCaaacaaaaactaaactattttGCAGTAAGTCATCCTTAACAAGAtgcttaacccttaataaggccccatttattggagcatactatcacagaatcaaaagaAGCTAttgaatacatacctgacaaaggatatttttaaagctagtagtattttcaataattacaatgtaTATTGTAACTAatacaataaggttgaatttccaagtcaatgcatgtggtcgctaaatcgcctctacctttttaAGAGTTAAAGATGTCTGTAATGTATGTTTAGGAATCCAGCAGGTTTGAGGAAAACCTACAATGCACAAGTTGTAGGCTGAGTTTTGTGTTTGTGTTAGTGATTGCTCAACACAGAACAAATAATAAGGCGAATAGAAACATTATCGTGTGTATTGCGCTCCCCAATCGATGTCGCCGGTTTGTGGCCGCTGCTGCTGCCGCTGTTAGCGAGCAAGGAAAACTCCTTTTTCATAGGTTTCGGTGCTCGAAAACTAAAGGTTATCCTTTTTGAACCATGTCTACAATAATCCATTTTTTGATGTTCGTTACACACAGCTGGGAAACTCTTCAGTTTTGTCCACATGCGCTGTCGTATTTAAATACTCGCGTGgcatttctattcctcttattaCAACTTTCTGTGCTGCGCACTGTACACGGCAAATAGAGAAAGATTCCGCTCATGACGCGACGCGATCATGTGACTAATGCGAACTTAGCCTCGCGCCTCAGGCCGGGTTCTCGCAATACTCTAGTAAAATCATTTGAGTATCACATACCTACAGTGAATTTTTTAACGCCACTTCGTTCCCTTTTGAgtaaatttttctttcttcGGTATTCAGACTACTTTCCTTCCAGGCGGCTTTCCATTCCATCGTATATACatactagctttcgcccgcgtggaattcggctatcgcgcgttgttccctcgggaactgtgcatgtttccgggataaaaagtagcctatgtcactctctggcccataaactatctctgtgccaaaaattacgtcgatccgtcgcttcgtttcgacatgaaagacggactaaccaaacatacaaacacacactttccaCCCCGCCCCGCAGAGCACTGTTGACTGACGAAGGCCCTCTTGTTGCAGTTCTACTCCCCGATCCGAGACTACTCCAAGGAGGAGTCGCAGGCGCCCAAGTACTAGGCTGCGCCCCGCCGcgccgctgctgctgctgctttAGATTgtcttaatttaataaatagcaATTATGTGATAAattatctattattttatttggcgtTTCTGTTCACAAACTTACCCTAATAGTGTTACCTCAAAGCACAAGCTTCAATAGCTACGGCTACGGGAGCAGTCGTCTTATGTGTATAGGCCGCGATGCGGCGCAGCAGCCTCGGGCGCCGCCCACGCGGCGGAGGCCGTTCGCACTTCAAAAATTGTGTTAGTTATAACTAAAACCTTTTCGAATAAAAGAAGGACTGTTGAGCTGGAGTGAGAGGAACGGATTAAATTCCAGACGCAATCTTatacaatattatgaatgcaaaagtttgtatgtgtgtgtgtgtctgttatcccttcacgctaaaacggttcgacagattttaatgaaattaggtatgtagatagctggacatttgaataataaatagacTACGTTTTATCCCAGTATACACACGGGATTGAgacaaaatcttgaaatcaCAACGATCTGACGGTACGGactcgcagtgacgcatcgtatgtgcaccgtttttttgcatgctttccacaatacggaatcgcagtgacgtgctgtAAACGTCACGATTTTTGTTTAGAAAAGTCCTTCgcattccgcaccgtttgcgtattaagcagcggtatggatagcatgcaataaaaactgagcatacgatgcgtcattgcgattccgtaccgtcccCGTTCTTTAAGCAgtggtgtggccgctcctttattcAGGCCGTATACATGCTAACATTATTAAAACGCTCGTTAGCATGTGTAGGGCCTGAGTGGTAAACGCGCGTTCAGTGCTTATCACCTGAACGTACCCTTAGCTGTGCGGctgtgcgaagccgcaggtcaatttcaatacaaaatcactaatactattagcttgtaatttgttatgcaattgggcccaggtcTAGTAGgtatactaataaaataaacttcaaTCAAGACACTGCTGGGACTGGGAATTGACTAGGCGATTGACTATGGTCAGTCGTCACACAGTTTTGACTACATGATGGCCTAACAGGCGGCGCAGCTTTACTAACTTGGCTTGCACCCTTTAGAACCCTAAAATGAGAAACAATTTATCAACAGAGATAATGAAAGCTGAATAGCTCAGCAATCGTACTAAGTAGATAACAAGTTGCCAATTCATATGCAGctgcaggtcgtcgcgggcgcagctcgtggggcagacatacctataCCTAATATAGAGTTAATgaaggtcattctcaatggttcgcggaacacatgatagaggatttaatatatggatatagataaaatattgtatgcaactgtacgtaataaGTTCAGATCAGAAGTAGCTGGAAATTTTGCGGAGTCACCAGTTAGTGGGAAATTCATTCCAAATGTCGCTACCTATCTACCTACCGTttagaaatctgataaaaaaaagttgctgaCGCAGTGCCAAAAGGCACTAGAGCCTACtactaagtgcaaaattcgaacttcgtatactgctgtcccgctgacgcttatattatttaatacgagagtgagagggacggaacgacaccaacttcgattttcgaatttcgtagtagaaaACTAGAAATAAACAACATAAGTCTAAGGTGGCAACACAACACTGgaaagttattaaattatctGTCAGTTATTTTGGATGGTGGAAGGGGGACAAATatgaaaaacaaacaacaattaaataaaaatatttgtttactaCATGTTTACAATTGATTGAAAATTATTACGTGATTTTCATgcaatattgattataaattcAATTGTTATGTTCTATTCTATTATAATTCTTTATTTCGCACTAAAAGCACCTACTGAAGTGAACCGAACAGTAAAGTGGAGTCAAATGCGCTGTCGTTCAGTGCGTGGCCCCGCGTTCACGTCGCTAACTTCGATCAAATACaatacagtaggtacaataaaaacaattattaacagtcgagatacttataaataaatacaatattatgacgtttatattttatggaataaatttattgaaacaaaCTCATTATAGTAAAGGTACaattaattgtaattgtttgaaagtattattataattatattatgacGGTGAACTGGGAAATTAGTACATTATTTGTCAGTTTTTTTGGATGGTGAAAGGGAGACACAAACtataatttgataaaaatatttgtttaccaCATGTTTACAATTAATTGATTGAAAATTACTACTTGATTTTCGTGTAGTGttgattattaaatttaattattatgttctaTTCTATTATAATTCTTTATTTCGCACTAAAAGCACCTACTGAAGTGAACCGAACAGTAAAGTGGAGTCAAATGCGCTGTCGTTCAGTGCGTGGCCCCGCGTTCACGTCGCTAACTTCGATCAAATACaatacagtaggtacaataaaaacaattattaacagtcgagatacttataaataaatacaatattatgacgtttatattttatggaataaatttattgaaacaaaCTCATTATAGTAAAGGTACaattaattgtaattgtttgaaagtattattataattatattatgacGAGTGAACTGGGAAATTAGTACATTATTTGTCAGTTGTTTTGGATGGTGAAAGGGAGACACAAACtataatttgataaaaatatttgtttaccaCATGTTTACAATTAATTGATTGAAAATTACTACTTGATTTTCGTGTAGTGttgattattaaatttaattattatgttctaTTCTATTATAATTCTTTATTTCGCACTAAAAGCACCTACTGAAGTGAACCGAACAGTAAAGTGGAGTCAAATGCGCTGTCGTTCAGTGCGAGGCCGCGCGCTCACGTCGCTAACTTCGATCAAATACaatacagtaggtacaataaaaacaattattaacagTCGAGatacttgtaaataaatacaatattatgacgtttatattttatggaataaatttattgaaacaaaCTCATTATAGTAAAGGTACaattaattgtaattgtttgaaagtattattataattatattatgacaAGTGAACTGGGAAATTAGTACATTATTTGTCAGTTGTTTTGGATGGTGAAAGGGAGACACAAACtataatttgataaaatatttgtttaccaCATGTTTACAATTAATTGATTGAAAATTACTACTTGATTTTCGTGTAGTGTTGattattaaatgtaattattatgttCTATTCTATTATAATTCTTTATTTCGCACTAAAAGCACCTACTGAAGTGAACTGAACAGTGAAGTGGAGTCAAATGCGCTGTCGTTCAGTGCGAGGCCGCGCGCTCACGTCGCTAACTTCGAtcaaatacaatacagtacaataaaaacaattaacagTCGagatacttataaaaaatacaatattatgacgtgtttatattactatattatattatgacaACGTATATTAAGAAGTTAAGAATAGGTAATAATGCAACATGGAGACTCTTCAGTTCCGGCCGCCCCTGCGGCTGGGCGCCCCTCGTTATTTCAGATTTGAGCCCTCGAAGCGCGTCAACAATCTCTAGTAACAACCTGCACCCGATCCTTAAAACTAGGCAtacgaaaaatatatattatgctCGAAAGGCATTCCATTTATTCGAGATTCGTCGAGGGTTCGCGATGGGAGACCCCGGATAAACGGAATGCCGGCATGCGAGTGCTACTGCTGGGCTACTGGGGCGGGGGCGGCCCGTAGGGGTTGTAGCCGTGCTGCGGGGGCGCGGGGTAGCCGGCCGGCGCGCCGGGGTGCTGGTACGGCTGGtagggctgcgcgggcgcgggcagGCGCGGCGCGTGGTGCGGGTACGGCAGCGTCGCGTACGGGTTGTACGCCGTCGGCATCGGCGCCGCGTAGTACCCGTACGGCGCGCCGTACGGCAGCGGC is a window from the Choristoneura fumiferana chromosome 13, NRCan_CFum_1, whole genome shotgun sequence genome containing:
- the mats gene encoding MOB kinase activator-like 1 isoform X2, translating into MRHAAATLGSGNLRLAVMLPEGEDLNEWVAVNTVDFFNQINMLYGTVTEFCTEEACAVMSAGPKYEYHWADGLAVKKPIKCSAPKYIDYLMTWAQDQLDDETLFPSKIGVPFPKNFLGIAKTILKRLFRVYAHIYHAHFPRVVALGEEAHLNTSFKHFIFFVQEFALIERRELAPLQELIDKLTARDAR
- the mats gene encoding MOB kinase activator-like 1 isoform X1, producing the protein MSFLFGSRSNKTFKPKKNIPEGTHQYDLMRHAAATLGSGNLRLAVMLPEGEDLNEWVAVNTVDFFNQINMLYGTVTEFCTEEACAVMSAGPKYEYHWADGLAVKKPIKCSAPKYIDYLMTWAQDQLDDETLFPSKIGVPFPKNFLGIAKTILKRLFRVYAHIYHAHFPRVVALGEEAHLNTSFKHFIFFVQEFALIERRELAPLQELIDKLTARDAR
- the ND-MLRQ gene encoding NADH dehydrogenase (ubiquinone) MLRQ subunit, which produces MQGLTLQSLKKHKALIPLYVCTALGCGGAVFYLVRLATRSPEVTWSRRNNPEPWEEYRNKQHKFYSPIRDYSKEESQAPKY